Proteins encoded by one window of Actinocorallia herbida:
- a CDS encoding HAD-IC family P-type ATPase — MTLAERSATGLTAAEVAERGAAGLVNRVPRRSSRSVGEIARANVLTRFNALIGTLFVLVLVFGDWRDGLFGGIILANTLIGIVQELRAKRTLDRLAVLGEQRVRVVRDGRTTEVAQATVVQDDLVVVRAGDRIVVDGPVVDSRALEVDESLLTGEAEPVAKLPGDEMLSGSFVVAGGGSFVARKVGGEAYAARLVAEASRFKLAKSELQAGINRFLKYVTWLLVPVGVLLTISQFLSTRSLSEAVVGAVAGVVTMVPEGLVLMTSIAFAVGVVRLGRRRCLVQELPAIEGLARVDVLCLDKTGTLTEPGMDLEEVVPLKAGLPVDRALRALVAADPSPNPTLTAIAASLPDESGAPWEAGEIVPFSSARKWSGTSFGEHGDWVLGAPDVLLAPGSAALKEAGRLGATGRRILALVHGPEGRLADLARDSAVFAESAALEPAALIVLGQRIRPEAKGALAYFAREGVAVKVLSGDDPVSVGAIAASLGVPGADRPYDAREITETDIQDVLEKHTVFGRVSPQQKRAMVRALQARGHTVAMTGDGVNDVLALKDADLGVAMGSGSGATRAVAKVVLLDDSFATLPHVVAEGRRVLGNIERVANLFLTKTVYSILLSVLVGVVGVRFPFLPRHLTLISALTIGIPAFVLALAPNLERARPGFVPRVLRFAVPAGLALGGATFAGYLLAIDDPSTEFAQDSTTATFALFLLSLWVLALIARPYTWWRVALVVTMGTAFLVVLAVPGLREFFALQHQNAHNDAIALLIAVVAGLLLSHALRRDWYDLALNYLRRLTRR, encoded by the coding sequence GTGACCCTCGCCGAGCGGTCGGCGACCGGCCTCACCGCCGCGGAGGTCGCCGAGCGCGGGGCCGCGGGCCTGGTCAACCGGGTGCCGCGGCGCAGCAGCCGCAGCGTCGGGGAGATCGCGCGGGCGAACGTGCTCACCCGGTTCAACGCGCTGATCGGCACCCTGTTCGTGCTGGTGCTGGTGTTCGGGGACTGGCGGGACGGCCTGTTCGGCGGGATCATCCTGGCCAACACGCTGATCGGGATCGTCCAGGAGCTGCGGGCGAAGCGGACGCTGGACCGGCTCGCGGTGCTGGGCGAGCAGCGGGTGCGGGTGGTGCGGGACGGCCGGACGACCGAGGTCGCGCAGGCCACGGTGGTCCAGGACGACCTGGTGGTCGTCCGGGCCGGGGACCGGATCGTCGTGGACGGCCCCGTGGTGGACTCCCGGGCGCTGGAGGTCGACGAGTCGCTGCTGACGGGCGAGGCGGAGCCGGTGGCGAAGCTGCCGGGCGACGAGATGCTGTCGGGGAGCTTCGTGGTCGCCGGCGGCGGCTCGTTCGTCGCGCGGAAGGTGGGCGGGGAGGCTTACGCGGCGCGGCTGGTGGCGGAGGCGAGCCGCTTCAAGCTCGCGAAGTCCGAGCTCCAGGCGGGGATCAACAGGTTCCTCAAGTACGTGACCTGGCTTCTGGTGCCCGTGGGGGTGCTCCTCACGATCAGCCAGTTCCTGTCGACCCGGAGCCTGTCCGAGGCGGTCGTGGGGGCGGTCGCCGGGGTCGTCACGATGGTGCCGGAAGGGCTGGTGCTGATGACGAGCATCGCCTTCGCCGTCGGGGTGGTGCGGCTGGGGCGGCGGCGCTGCCTCGTCCAGGAGCTGCCCGCGATCGAGGGGCTGGCCCGGGTGGACGTGCTCTGCCTGGACAAGACGGGGACGCTCACCGAGCCCGGGATGGACCTGGAGGAGGTCGTCCCGCTGAAAGCGGGGCTGCCCGTGGACCGGGCCCTGCGCGCGCTGGTGGCCGCGGACCCTTCACCCAACCCGACGCTGACGGCCATCGCGGCTTCGCTTCCGGACGAGTCCGGGGCTCCGTGGGAGGCGGGCGAGATCGTGCCGTTCTCCAGCGCCCGCAAGTGGAGCGGCACCTCCTTCGGGGAGCACGGCGACTGGGTCCTCGGCGCCCCCGACGTCCTGCTGGCGCCGGGCTCCGCGGCGCTGAAGGAGGCGGGGAGGCTGGGCGCGACGGGGCGGCGGATCCTCGCCCTCGTCCACGGCCCCGAAGGGCGCCTGGCGGATCTGGCGCGCGACTCCGCGGTGTTCGCGGAGTCTGCGGCCCTGGAGCCCGCGGCTCTGATCGTCCTGGGGCAGCGGATCAGGCCCGAGGCGAAGGGCGCGCTCGCGTACTTCGCGCGCGAAGGCGTGGCGGTGAAGGTGCTCTCGGGGGACGACCCCGTCAGCGTCGGCGCCATCGCGGCGTCCTTGGGCGTGCCGGGGGCGGACCGCCCCTATGACGCCCGGGAGATCACCGAGACCGACATCCAGGACGTCCTGGAGAAGCACACGGTCTTCGGAAGGGTGTCTCCGCAGCAGAAGCGGGCGATGGTCCGGGCGCTCCAAGCGCGCGGCCACACGGTGGCGATGACGGGCGACGGCGTCAACGACGTGCTGGCGCTCAAGGACGCCGATCTGGGCGTCGCCATGGGATCGGGCAGCGGGGCGACCCGCGCGGTGGCCAAGGTCGTGCTGCTGGACGACAGCTTCGCCACGCTCCCGCACGTGGTCGCCGAGGGGCGGCGGGTGCTGGGGAACATCGAGCGGGTCGCGAACCTCTTCCTGACCAAGACGGTCTACTCGATCCTGCTGTCGGTGCTGGTCGGGGTCGTCGGAGTCCGGTTTCCGTTCCTGCCCCGGCACCTGACGCTCATCAGCGCGCTGACCATCGGGATCCCCGCGTTCGTCCTCGCGCTCGCGCCGAACCTGGAGCGGGCCCGTCCCGGGTTCGTGCCGCGGGTGCTGCGGTTCGCGGTCCCGGCGGGGCTGGCGCTCGGCGGCGCGACGTTCGCCGGGTACCTCCTGGCCATCGACGACCCCAGCACCGAGTTCGCCCAGGACAGCACGACCGCGACGTTCGCGCTGTTCCTGCTGTCGCTGTGGGTGCTGGCGCTCATCGCGCGGCCCTACACCTGGTGGCGGGTGGCGCTCGTGGTGACGATGGGCACGGCGTTCCTCGTGGTGCTCGCGGTGCCCGGATTGCGGGAGTTCTTCGCGCTCCAGCATCAGAACGCGCACAATGACGCGATAGCCCTGCTGATCGCGGTAGTGGCCGGCCTGCTGCTGTCTCATGCGCTGCGCCGGGATTGGTATGACCTGGCCCTGAATTACCTGCGGCGGCTCACGCGCCGGTAA
- a CDS encoding ABC transporter permease, with protein MFASSKSKAMYTSSRLGQLWQVLTPILNAGVYFLIFGLLLGTHKGIPDYVPWLVTGVFLFSFSQRSVTSGAKSVGTNLSLIRALHFPRASLPLAYTVVEFQQAMVALGVLFALVMAFGVMPALSWLMIIPVVLLQLLFNVGLGLIVARLGAFSRDISQLIPFINRTWLYASGVIFSVASLSERSDFIKENPWITDILEANPGYVFVELARQALLPAYVAQTDPQVAMSDPGLLWIYAIAWSVVVLVGGFYWFYRAEERYGRG; from the coding sequence ATGTTCGCCTCATCCAAGAGCAAGGCCATGTACACCTCGTCAAGGCTCGGGCAGCTTTGGCAGGTTCTGACGCCGATCCTCAACGCCGGTGTCTACTTTCTCATCTTCGGGCTGCTGCTCGGGACCCATAAGGGCATCCCGGACTATGTCCCCTGGCTGGTCACCGGCGTCTTCCTGTTCTCCTTCTCTCAGCGCTCGGTCACTTCGGGCGCCAAGTCGGTGGGCACGAACCTCTCGCTGATCCGCGCGCTGCACTTCCCGCGGGCCTCGCTCCCCCTGGCCTACACGGTCGTGGAGTTCCAGCAGGCGATGGTCGCCCTGGGCGTCCTGTTCGCCCTGGTGATGGCCTTCGGCGTCATGCCCGCCCTGAGCTGGCTGATGATCATCCCGGTCGTGCTGCTGCAGCTGCTGTTCAACGTCGGCCTCGGCCTGATCGTCGCCAGGCTCGGCGCGTTCTCCCGCGACATCTCCCAGCTCATCCCGTTCATCAACCGGACCTGGCTGTACGCCTCCGGGGTCATCTTCTCGGTCGCGAGCCTCTCGGAGCGCTCGGACTTCATCAAGGAGAACCCCTGGATCACCGACATCCTCGAGGCCAACCCCGGTTACGTGTTCGTCGAGCTGGCGCGGCAGGCCCTGCTGCCCGCCTATGTCGCGCAGACCGACCCGCAGGTCGCCATGAGCGACCCGGGCCTGCTGTGGATCTACGCGATCGCCTGGTCCGTCGTCGTGCTCGTCGGCGGCTTCTACTGGTTCTACCGGGCCGAGGAGAGGTACGGACGTGGGTAG
- the argS gene encoding arginine--tRNA ligase, with product MSDPQLVLAARVQAAIVDAYGVEYAHTDPVIRPSQFADLQANVALPLAKKLGERPRDVADEIVKRLDVAGLCSAVEVSGPGFINLTLADEWIAGQATPMVGDPRVGVPVTDRPQVVPVDYSAPNVAKEMHVGHLRTTVVGDAFCRAAEFRGHHVIRQNHIGDWGTPFGMLIEHLLEIGEEEAAAELRTDPNVFYQAARAKFDASEKGEGHGDFATRARRRVVLLQSGDQATLTIWRRMVDMSKVYFNKIYAELDVTLADADLAGESKYNDMLGAVCDDLYEQGIAVVDDGALCVFLEGHIGREGKPVPLIIRKSDGGYGYATTDLAALRYRAQTLHADRVVYVIGVPQALHLKMVYETVEKAGWLGRTQPFHAGIGNVLGTDGKILRTRSGKPIKLAQLLEEAVERAAKVIEDRGYDAATQAEIAQAVGIGAVKYADLSVARDSEYVFDFDRMIALTGNTGPYLQYAAARIRSIFRLAGSSPEAVDSPIVITHPAERALALHLLGFGAAIDAMIEDVAPHKLAAYLYGVADALTGFYENCPVVKGPDGPVPAEVREPRLALCALALNTLVTGLGLLGITVPERM from the coding sequence ATGTCCGATCCACAGCTCGTCCTCGCCGCCCGGGTGCAGGCCGCGATCGTCGACGCCTACGGCGTCGAGTACGCGCACACCGACCCGGTGATCCGGCCGTCCCAGTTCGCCGACCTTCAAGCCAACGTGGCGCTGCCCTTGGCCAAGAAGCTGGGCGAGCGACCCCGGGACGTCGCGGACGAGATCGTCAAGCGGCTCGACGTCGCGGGCCTGTGCTCGGCCGTGGAGGTCTCCGGACCCGGCTTCATCAACCTGACCCTGGCCGACGAGTGGATCGCCGGCCAGGCCACCCCGATGGTCGGCGACCCGCGGGTCGGCGTCCCGGTGACCGACCGGCCGCAGGTCGTCCCGGTCGACTACTCCGCGCCGAACGTGGCCAAGGAGATGCACGTCGGGCACCTGCGCACCACGGTCGTCGGCGACGCGTTCTGCCGGGCCGCGGAGTTCCGGGGCCACCACGTCATCCGGCAGAACCACATCGGAGACTGGGGCACCCCCTTCGGCATGCTCATCGAGCACCTGCTGGAGATCGGCGAGGAGGAGGCCGCGGCCGAGCTGCGGACCGACCCGAACGTCTTCTACCAGGCCGCCCGCGCCAAGTTCGACGCCAGTGAGAAGGGCGAAGGCCACGGCGACTTCGCCACCCGCGCCCGGCGCCGGGTGGTGCTGCTCCAGTCCGGCGACCAGGCCACGCTGACGATCTGGCGGCGCATGGTCGACATGTCGAAGGTGTACTTCAACAAGATCTACGCCGAGCTCGACGTCACCCTCGCCGACGCCGACCTCGCGGGCGAGAGCAAGTACAACGACATGCTCGGCGCGGTCTGCGACGACCTGTACGAGCAGGGCATCGCGGTCGTCGACGACGGCGCCCTGTGCGTCTTCCTCGAGGGCCACATCGGCCGCGAGGGCAAGCCGGTGCCGCTGATCATCCGCAAGAGCGACGGCGGCTACGGCTACGCCACCACCGACCTCGCCGCGCTGCGGTACCGCGCCCAGACCCTGCACGCCGACCGCGTGGTCTACGTGATCGGCGTCCCGCAGGCGCTGCACCTGAAGATGGTCTACGAGACCGTCGAGAAGGCCGGATGGCTGGGCCGGACCCAGCCGTTCCACGCGGGCATCGGCAACGTGCTGGGCACCGACGGCAAGATCCTGCGGACCCGCTCGGGCAAGCCGATCAAGCTCGCCCAGCTGCTGGAGGAGGCGGTCGAGCGGGCCGCCAAGGTCATCGAGGACCGCGGGTACGACGCGGCGACCCAGGCCGAGATCGCCCAGGCCGTCGGGATCGGCGCGGTCAAGTACGCCGACCTGTCGGTGGCCCGCGACAGCGAGTACGTGTTCGACTTCGACCGGATGATCGCCCTCACCGGCAACACCGGCCCGTACCTCCAGTACGCCGCCGCCCGGATCAGGTCGATCTTCCGGCTCGCGGGCAGCAGCCCCGAGGCCGTCGACAGCCCGATCGTCATCACCCACCCGGCCGAGCGCGCCCTCGCGCTGCACCTGCTGGGCTTCGGCGCGGCGATCGACGCGATGATCGAGGACGTGGCGCCGCACAAGCTCGCCGCCTACCTGTACGGCGTCGCCGACGCCCTCACCGGGTTCTACGAGAACTGCCCCGTGGTCAAGGGCCCGGACGGCCCTGTCCCAGCGGAGGTGCGGGAGCCGCGCCTCGCCCTGTGCGCCCTGGCCCTGAACACGCTGGTCACCGGCCTCGGCCTGCTGGGCATCACGGTCCCCGAGCGGATGTGA
- the plsX gene encoding phosphate acyltransferase PlsX — protein MGGDHAPREVVAGAVAAARDHGVPLILVGPARRIRALLAEYGAGDLGGRAAAGLSIVHTDESLEMGEGALASWRKPRSTIAIACELIKHGKAGALVSAGSTAGVVATSAVRLKTQHGILRPALAVTLPTIPRPTVLLDAGATADAKPEMLVQFAHLGTAFAQIRLGIERPRVGLLTIGAEPGKGNKLTKKAHELLAASPLEFAGNIEGHDLLRGSVDVIVADGFTGNIALKTMEGTLRVAVGELKRALSSSRTAKLGAVLQRRELHALTDRFDSDTYGGGVLLGLNGAVVVAHGAATAKAIAAACKLAFDLSEGRLIDRVKDQLGAAAKPSRFRFGHHPEAKGDGKAVEGRSTETRPDLRAEIREPVPEPREQPPGDGA, from the coding sequence ATGGGAGGAGACCACGCGCCCCGGGAGGTGGTGGCCGGCGCCGTCGCGGCGGCCAGGGACCACGGAGTGCCGCTGATCCTGGTGGGCCCGGCCCGGCGGATCCGGGCCCTGCTCGCCGAGTACGGTGCCGGCGATCTCGGCGGTCGTGCCGCCGCCGGGCTGTCGATCGTGCACACCGACGAGTCGCTCGAGATGGGCGAGGGCGCGCTGGCGTCCTGGCGCAAACCGCGCTCGACCATCGCGATCGCGTGCGAGCTGATCAAGCACGGCAAGGCGGGCGCGCTGGTGTCGGCGGGCTCGACCGCGGGCGTGGTGGCGACCTCCGCGGTCCGGCTCAAGACCCAGCACGGCATCCTGCGGCCCGCGCTGGCGGTCACCCTGCCGACGATCCCGCGCCCGACGGTCCTGCTGGACGCGGGCGCGACCGCCGACGCCAAGCCGGAGATGCTCGTGCAGTTCGCGCATCTGGGGACGGCGTTCGCGCAGATCCGGCTCGGGATCGAAAGGCCGAGGGTGGGCCTGCTGACGATCGGGGCGGAGCCCGGCAAGGGCAACAAACTGACGAAGAAGGCCCATGAGCTGCTCGCGGCGTCCCCGCTGGAGTTCGCGGGCAACATCGAGGGCCACGACCTGCTGCGCGGCAGCGTCGATGTGATCGTCGCCGACGGGTTCACCGGCAACATCGCGCTGAAGACGATGGAGGGCACCTTGCGCGTCGCGGTGGGCGAGCTGAAGCGGGCGCTGTCGTCGAGCCGCACCGCGAAGCTGGGGGCGGTGCTCCAGCGCCGGGAGCTGCACGCGCTCACCGACCGGTTCGACAGCGACACCTACGGCGGCGGGGTGCTGCTCGGCCTGAACGGGGCGGTGGTGGTCGCGCACGGGGCGGCGACGGCCAAGGCGATCGCCGCGGCCTGCAAGCTGGCGTTCGACCTGTCGGAGGGCAGGCTGATCGACCGGGTGAAGGACCAGCTGGGGGCGGCGGCCAAGCCGTCGCGATTCCGGTTCGGGCACCACCCGGAGGCGAAGGGGGACGGTAAAGCCGTCGAGGGCAGGTCCACCGAGACGAGGCCGGATCTCAGAGCCGAGATCAGGGAGCCGGTGCCGGAGCCGCGCGAACAGCCCCCCGGCGACGGCGCGTGA
- a CDS encoding YbhB/YbcL family Raf kinase inhibitor-like protein produces the protein MPAPLPFDFLPEVPSFEVTSTDVTDGGTLSAAQVFDGWGHSGGNVSPGLAWSGFPEGTRSFAITVYDPDAPTGSGFWHWLLWDVPAHVTELPAGIKAEDPIGIQGRNDYGDNAFGGAGPPPGPAHRYVFAVHALDVPSLGVPAEAPAAQVGFNITAHTLGRGYLVATYGI, from the coding sequence ATGCCCGCACCACTTCCGTTCGACTTCCTCCCGGAGGTCCCGTCCTTCGAGGTGACGAGCACCGACGTCACCGACGGGGGGACCCTCTCCGCCGCCCAGGTCTTCGACGGCTGGGGCCACTCCGGCGGGAACGTCTCGCCGGGGCTCGCCTGGTCGGGGTTCCCCGAAGGCACCCGGAGCTTCGCGATCACCGTCTACGACCCTGACGCGCCCACCGGCTCGGGCTTCTGGCACTGGCTGCTGTGGGACGTCCCGGCGCACGTGACGGAGCTGCCCGCGGGGATCAAGGCCGAGGACCCGATCGGGATCCAGGGCCGCAACGACTACGGCGACAACGCGTTCGGGGGCGCGGGGCCGCCCCCCGGCCCTGCCCACCGCTATGTCTTCGCGGTCCACGCGCTCGACGTACCGTCCCTGGGCGTCCCGGCGGAGGCCCCGGCCGCGCAGGTGGGCTTCAACATCACCGCGCACACCCTGGGCCGCGGGTACCTCGTGGCGACCTACGGGATCTGA
- a CDS encoding ABC transporter ATP-binding protein codes for MAEKEQVNHVPPPVVIDPTRQPIVVVDDLHIKYKVYGTVKEKGTGASALGRLLRGRSRPQMTEIHAVRGVSFVAYKGDAIGVIGTNGSGKSTLLKAVAGLLPPATGGVFTDGQPSLLGVGAALMKDLTGERNIILGCLAMGLTPDETKEKYQEIVQFAGLRKGFIKYPMNTYSSGMGARLRFAIASARTHDVLLIDEALATGDAKFRRRSKRKIEELRKNAGAVFLVAHQLDVVAETCNRVLWLDDGQLVMDGTPEEVIAAYTEAINK; via the coding sequence GTGGCCGAGAAAGAGCAGGTGAACCACGTTCCGCCGCCGGTGGTCATCGACCCCACCCGGCAGCCGATCGTGGTCGTCGACGACCTGCACATCAAGTACAAGGTCTACGGGACCGTCAAGGAGAAGGGCACCGGGGCGAGCGCCCTCGGCCGTCTCCTGCGCGGCCGTAGCCGTCCGCAGATGACGGAGATCCACGCCGTCCGCGGCGTGTCCTTCGTGGCCTACAAGGGCGACGCGATCGGCGTCATCGGCACTAACGGATCCGGCAAGTCGACGCTGCTGAAGGCCGTCGCGGGGCTGCTGCCCCCGGCGACGGGCGGCGTCTTCACCGACGGCCAGCCGTCCCTGCTGGGCGTGGGCGCGGCGCTGATGAAGGACCTCACGGGCGAGCGCAACATCATCCTGGGCTGCCTGGCGATGGGCCTCACGCCGGACGAGACCAAGGAGAAGTACCAGGAGATCGTGCAGTTCGCCGGACTGCGCAAGGGGTTCATCAAGTACCCGATGAACACCTACTCCTCGGGCATGGGGGCGCGGCTGCGGTTCGCGATCGCGTCCGCGCGCACCCACGACGTGCTGCTCATCGACGAGGCGCTGGCCACCGGCGACGCCAAGTTCCGGCGGCGCAGCAAGCGCAAGATCGAGGAGCTGCGCAAGAACGCCGGCGCGGTGTTCCTCGTCGCCCACCAGCTCGACGTCGTGGCCGAGACCTGCAACCGGGTGCTGTGGCTCGACGACGGCCAGCTCGTCATGGACGGCACGCCGGAAGAAGTGATCGCCGCGTACACCGAGGCGATCAACAAATAG
- a CDS encoding L,D-transpeptidase family protein, with protein sequence MRLGIAAVGSVTVLLTLVPGGSAAAETGFHDAGRDVRVLQRRLKELGYAPGRVNGRYGKETRSAVWAFQKVNGIKPSARIGAKTRRALWHPRRIRPLVPAHGRRVEIRLRPQILVVWEGRRPVLISHVSTGANRSYCDHGVCGFARTPTGDFRVTRRVKGWHTGRLGAMYYPAYFVGGIAMHGSTEVPARHASHGCIRIPLHNAKRIYKMAPVGTPVYVRKR encoded by the coding sequence ATGCGCCTGGGGATCGCCGCCGTCGGATCTGTGACCGTGCTGCTCACGCTGGTGCCGGGGGGATCGGCGGCGGCCGAGACCGGGTTCCACGACGCGGGCAGGGACGTGCGGGTCCTCCAGAGGCGGCTGAAGGAGCTCGGGTACGCGCCGGGCCGCGTCAACGGCCGGTACGGCAAGGAGACCCGCTCGGCGGTCTGGGCGTTCCAGAAGGTCAACGGGATCAAGCCGTCCGCGAGGATCGGCGCCAAGACCCGCCGCGCGCTCTGGCACCCGCGCAGGATCCGCCCGCTCGTCCCGGCGCACGGGCGCAGGGTCGAGATCCGCCTTCGGCCGCAGATCCTCGTCGTGTGGGAGGGCCGCAGACCCGTCCTCATCAGTCACGTCTCGACCGGCGCCAACAGGTCCTACTGCGACCACGGCGTGTGCGGCTTCGCCCGGACCCCGACCGGCGACTTCCGGGTGACCCGCCGCGTCAAGGGCTGGCACACCGGGCGGCTCGGGGCCATGTACTACCCGGCGTACTTCGTCGGCGGCATCGCCATGCACGGCTCCACGGAGGTCCCGGCGCGGCACGCGTCGCACGGCTGCATCCGCATCCCCCTGCACAACGCCAAGCGCATCTACAAGATGGCTCCCGTCGGCACCCCGGTGTACGTCAGGAAGCGCTGA
- the proS gene encoding proline--tRNA ligase, protein MSREGVTPQSEDFSAWYNDVVLQSLLVDRGPVRGTMVIRPYGYRIWELIQADLDAKIKEAGHENACFPMFIPESYLKREAEHVEGFSPELAVVTHAGGKQLEEPLVVRPTSETVIGEYMAKWIDSHRDLPLLLNQWANVVRWEMRPRMFLRTTEFLWQEGHTAHVDEDDAMRETLWALDAYEKVSRELAAMPVVPGEKTPGERFAGAVRTYTIEGMMRDGRALQAGTSHYLGTNFAKAFEIDYQDENGELTLAHTTSWGMSTRMIGGVIMTHGDDKGLVLPPRLAPYQVVIVPLGRKEQAETTTAKAHELAAELKAAGVRVHVDDKRPQLSPGFKFNDWEMRGVPVRLELGMRDIDGGVVTLARRLPTVEGQGKEQIPLGEVAARVPAILEDFQAFLLRRAEEFREAHTAAVDTWDAFTEQVAGGWALALHCGQTSCEDEIKAETAATPRCIPAAGEAAEGACVKCGTPSAYGKRVIFSKSY, encoded by the coding sequence GTGAGTCGAGAAGGTGTAACTCCGCAATCCGAAGATTTCTCCGCCTGGTACAACGACGTGGTGCTCCAGTCGCTCCTCGTCGACCGGGGGCCGGTCCGCGGCACGATGGTCATCCGCCCGTACGGGTACCGGATCTGGGAACTGATCCAGGCCGACCTCGACGCGAAGATCAAGGAGGCGGGCCACGAGAACGCCTGCTTCCCGATGTTCATCCCGGAGTCGTACCTCAAGCGCGAGGCCGAGCACGTCGAGGGCTTCTCCCCGGAGCTCGCCGTCGTCACGCACGCGGGCGGCAAGCAGCTCGAGGAGCCCCTGGTCGTCCGGCCGACGTCCGAGACGGTCATCGGCGAGTACATGGCCAAGTGGATCGACTCACACCGCGATCTGCCGCTGCTGCTGAACCAGTGGGCGAACGTCGTCCGGTGGGAGATGCGCCCGCGCATGTTCCTGCGGACCACCGAGTTCCTCTGGCAGGAGGGCCACACGGCGCACGTCGACGAGGACGACGCGATGCGCGAGACCCTCTGGGCGTTGGACGCCTATGAGAAGGTCTCCCGCGAACTCGCCGCGATGCCCGTCGTGCCGGGCGAGAAGACCCCGGGCGAGCGCTTCGCCGGCGCCGTGCGCACCTACACGATCGAGGGCATGATGCGGGACGGCCGGGCCCTCCAGGCCGGCACCTCCCACTACCTCGGGACGAACTTCGCCAAGGCGTTCGAGATCGACTACCAGGACGAGAACGGCGAACTGACGCTCGCGCACACCACGTCCTGGGGCATGAGCACCCGCATGATCGGCGGCGTGATCATGACCCACGGCGACGACAAGGGACTCGTCCTGCCTCCGCGGCTGGCCCCCTATCAGGTCGTCATCGTGCCGCTGGGCCGCAAGGAGCAGGCCGAGACCACCACGGCCAAGGCGCACGAGCTCGCCGCCGAGCTGAAGGCCGCGGGCGTCCGCGTCCATGTCGACGACAAGCGGCCCCAGCTCTCCCCGGGCTTCAAGTTCAACGACTGGGAGATGCGCGGCGTCCCCGTCCGGCTCGAGCTCGGCATGCGCGACATCGACGGCGGCGTCGTCACCCTCGCGCGGCGGCTCCCGACCGTCGAGGGCCAGGGCAAGGAGCAGATCCCGCTCGGCGAGGTCGCCGCGCGCGTCCCGGCGATCCTCGAGGACTTCCAGGCGTTCCTGCTGCGCCGGGCCGAGGAGTTCCGCGAGGCGCACACCGCGGCCGTCGACACCTGGGACGCCTTCACCGAGCAGGTCGCCGGCGGCTGGGCGCTCGCCCTGCACTGCGGCCAGACCTCCTGCGAGGACGAGATCAAGGCCGAGACCGCGGCGACCCCCCGCTGCATCCCCGCCGCGGGAGAGGCCGCGGAGGGCGCCTGCGTGAAGTGCGGCACCCCCTCCGCCTACGGCAAGCGCGTGATCTTCAGCAAGTCGTACTGA
- a CDS encoding sensor histidine kinase, which produces MNRWSIRTRLTVLAATVTALLCLGMGILLTLVLRSRVVELRRENVANSALGVIQLIKRDTLPEEIPKVGPLSDVDGLQVVNAQGKVVAGTGNLAALPRVSSLTPSMANPHQSETVCGTLTPGCRSVVALRVFEDQGDWFIYVIDDPVPWYISPSYVAQLGVVALMLVALTAAGAAHTVRVAMEPITDIRAQATRIARDIGEGRGRGMRLPVPEHDDELRAMTKAANLALARLEATIDREREFTANASHDLRSPITAMRAELDGAMLYPDEADWPETAEKLTAGLDRLSALVEDLLVLSRLDAGTEVGKEPVDLAELVRAEIARRPEDPRVRIDAQPVLVTGVRVHLARLFTNLLDNAVRHAKDRVVVRVRPDGMQAVLEVVNDGDTVPPEMREAIFDRFTRLDASRSKDTGGSGLGLAICRQIARAHNGSVTAADADTGSRFVVRLPRAAG; this is translated from the coding sequence GTGAACCGCTGGTCCATCCGGACCCGGCTGACGGTTCTCGCGGCGACGGTCACCGCCCTGCTCTGTCTCGGCATGGGCATCCTGCTCACGCTCGTGCTGCGCAGCCGGGTCGTCGAGCTGCGCCGGGAGAACGTCGCCAACTCCGCCCTCGGCGTCATCCAGCTGATCAAGCGGGACACACTGCCCGAGGAGATCCCGAAGGTCGGGCCGCTCTCCGACGTGGACGGGCTCCAGGTCGTCAACGCCCAGGGAAAGGTCGTGGCGGGCACCGGGAACCTCGCCGCACTGCCCCGGGTCTCCTCTCTCACGCCGTCGATGGCGAACCCGCACCAGTCCGAGACGGTCTGCGGGACGTTGACGCCGGGCTGCAGGTCGGTCGTGGCCCTGCGGGTCTTCGAGGACCAGGGCGACTGGTTCATCTACGTCATCGACGACCCCGTCCCCTGGTACATCAGCCCTTCCTACGTCGCCCAGCTCGGGGTGGTCGCCCTGATGCTCGTCGCGCTCACCGCGGCGGGCGCGGCGCACACCGTCCGGGTCGCGATGGAGCCCATCACCGATATCCGCGCGCAGGCGACCCGGATCGCCCGCGACATCGGCGAGGGCCGCGGCCGCGGCATGCGGCTCCCGGTGCCGGAGCACGACGACGAACTGCGCGCGATGACCAAGGCCGCGAACCTGGCGCTCGCCCGGCTGGAGGCCACGATCGACCGGGAGCGCGAGTTCACCGCCAACGCCTCGCACGACCTGCGCTCCCCCATCACCGCGATGCGCGCCGAGCTGGACGGGGCGATGCTCTACCCCGACGAGGCCGACTGGCCGGAGACCGCGGAGAAGCTGACGGCGGGCCTCGACCGGCTGTCGGCGCTGGTGGAGGACCTGCTCGTGCTGAGCCGGCTCGACGCGGGCACCGAGGTGGGCAAGGAGCCGGTGGACCTCGCCGAGCTGGTCCGCGCGGAGATCGCGCGGCGGCCGGAGGACCCGCGGGTCCGGATCGACGCGCAGCCGGTGCTGGTGACGGGCGTGCGCGTCCACCTGGCCAGGCTGTTCACGAACCTGCTGGACAACGCGGTCCGGCACGCCAAGGACCGGGTGGTCGTGCGGGTCCGCCCGGACGGGATGCAGGCCGTCCTCGAGGTCGTCAACGACGGCGACACCGTGCCGCCGGAGATGCGCGAGGCGATCTTCGACAGGTTCACCCGCCTCGACGCCTCCCGCAGCAAGGACACCGGGGGCAGTGGACTCGGCCTGGCCATCTGCCGCCAGATCGCGCGCGCCCACAACGGCTCCGTGACGGCCGCGGACGCCGACACGGGTTCCCGGTTCGTCGTCCGGCTTCCGAGGGCGGCAGGGTGA